GTAGAAAGGGTAGTGGGAGGTGCTCATGGGAAAACCTTTCAACTCAGGCTGCGGGCATCGAATTGCGGGAAGGCCTTGGCAAAGTCGGCATAGGCCTGCTTTTGTTCGGCCGTCGCGGCGGGCGGGAAGACCACATCCAGCACCAGATACAGATCGCCCGGCGTGGCGGCGGGCAGGCCCTTGCCCTTGAGGCGCAGCTTGCGGCCCGAGCGATAGCCGGCGGGCACGGTGACTTCCAACTCTCCGGCCAGCGTCTTGAAGCGCACGGGGCCGCCCAGCTCGGCCTCCCACGGCGCGAGCGGCACGCGCTGGTAGACGTCCTTGCCCTCGGACCACCAGCGCGGATCGCTGCGAAAGTGCACCTCCAGCAGCAGATCGCCGGGAGCTCCCTTGCCCAGGCCGGGGTTGCCCTGGCCGGCAAGGCGAATCATCTGGCCTTCGCGTACCCCTTTGGGAATGGTGACCTGCAGCTCCTTGTCCTTATAGGTGGGGATGCCCTGTTCGTCGAGTACGGTGGCACGCAGATGCAGCGAGCGCACGGCGCCGCTATAGCTGTCCTGCAAATCCAGCTCTATGCTGGCATGCTGGTCCTGGCCGCGCATATCGGGGGTGCCGCGTGCACCTTGCTGGCCTTGATGGCGCCGCGCACGGGCGGCCTGGCCGAACATCTGCGAGAAGAAGTCGCTGAAATCGGCGTCGCTGCCGGCATCGCCCTGGCTGCTGAAGTGAAAGTCCTGCTGGTCCCAGTCGGGGGGCGGGCGAAAGCCTCCGCCACCCTGGGCTCTGGCATTCTGCGCAAACTGCATCTCGTCGCCCATGGCGTCATAGGCCGTGCGCTTTTCCGGGTCCGAGAGCACGGTGTTGGCTTCGTTGACCTCGGCCATGCGGGCGTCCGCATCTTTTTCCTTGCTGATGTCGGGATGGTATTTGCGGGCGAGCTTGCGATAGGCCTTCTTGATGTCGTCGGCGGAGGCCTTCCTGTCCACGCCAAGTATCTTGTAATAGTCCTTGTAATCCATGGAGTCACCAATCTTCTTGTTAAAAGAAGGGCGCAAGCCAGTTGCTCTGGCTGCTGCCATTGCCGCGCCCGGGTTCAGGAAAATAATAGGGATAGAGTGCGGCGGCTTCAAGGGCTGCTGCGCAGAAGGCCGGGGTGATGGCCGTAGTCTCAACCCCGGGCCGCATCTGGCGCTACCATTGGCGGATCAATGCAAGGGCGTGCGCGAAGGCCGGCCCAGAGTTTGTGAAATGAAACAAGAAATTACAAAGGTGCAGGAGTGGCTGGTGGTCTGCCTCTGTGCCGACTGGTGCGGAACCTGCAAGCAGTACCGACAGCCCTTCGAGGCGCTGGCGGCCCAGTTTCCGCAGATGCGTTTTGTCTGGCTCGATGTGGAAGATCGCGAGGATGTCGCCGGCGATCTGGATATCGAAACCTTTCCGTCCATTCTGGTGGCGCAGGGCGAACGGGCCCGATTCCTGGGGCCGGTGCTGCCGCAGACAGGGGTGCTGGCGCGGATGCTGCAATCCCTGCCGACGGACGCGGCGGCGAAGCCTTCACAGGAGCAGGAGGCCCAGGAATTGCTGCAGCGATTGTTGCGCGCCGATGACCTGCAGGATGTCTTGCGCTGATTGCTGTTTTATGCGAGACACTTTTTGCGAAAACAATGGTTTGCGGCTACAATCACGGCTTCACGACCAAACGGGCGGGTAACTACCGCCCGTTTTTTTTGGGCAATTCATGGTGAAACCTGTTTTTGGCAGAGCTAAGTCCATGATTTGACAGATTTTTCGGGATTGAACTGAATACACGTGGCACTACAGCAAATCGTTGAACAAACCGTGACAGGTCTGGGCTATGACCTGGTTGAAATCGAGCGCTCGGCCGGCGGCCTGCTGCGCATCACGATTGATTTGCCTTGGCAGGCGCCGGAGGAAGGTGCGCCTGAGCTGCCCGAGCAGTTCGTGACAGTGGAAGACTGCGAAAAGGTCACGCGCCAGCTTCAGTTTGCGCTGGAAGTCGATGGTGCGGATTACGCCCGCCTGGAGGTCTCTTCTCCCGGCATTGATCGTTTGCTGCGCCATGAGCAGGACTTCATCCGCTTTGAAGGCTCGGAGGTGGATCTGACGCTCAAGGCTCCCATCGGGGCTGCAGGTGGCGACAAGATCAATGCAAACCGCAAGAAATTTCGTGGCACGCTGGAACGGACTGAAGAAGGTGGCTGGCAGATCGTCTGGAGCGATGAGCCGCCTCCCAAGCCGGGCGTGCGAGTCAGCAAGAAGCGTGAACCCGCGCCATTGAACGCCATGGGCTTTACGCTTGACGAGTTGCGCGAAGCGCGTCTGGCACCGATTGTGAATTTCAAAGGACGCGCAGCCAAGCCCGAATGAGGCGGCTGCAGCGTTGGAATCTTTTGGGGCAAAGAGGTCGCATGCAAATCCTCTTTGTGTGATTGAAATAGGAGAGTCGTCGCATGAATCGCGAACTGTTGATGTTGGTTGAAGCCATTTCGCGTGAAAAGAACGTGGAACGCGATGTGGTTTTTGGTGCCGTGGAATCCGCACTGGCGCAGGCCACCAAGAAGCTGTACCAAGGTGAAGTAGACATCCGCGTGTCCATCGATCGCGAAAGCGGCGACTACGACACCTTCCGCCGCTGGGTGGTGGTGTCTGACGATGCCGGTCTGCAGAACCCCGACGCCGAAGAAATGCTGATGGATGCGGAAGACCGCGTGCCCGGTATTCAGATTGGTGAGTTCATTGAAGAGCAGATCGAGTCGCTGCCCATCGGCCGTATCGGTGCCATGGCGGCCAAGCAGGTCATCCTGCAGAAGATTCGCGACGCCGAGCGCGAAATGCTGCTCAACGAATTCCTGGCCCGTGGCGACAAGATCTTCACCGGCACCGTCAAGCGCATGGACAAGGGCGACATCATTGTCGAATCCGGTCGTGTGGAAGGTCGACTCAAGCGCGGCGAGATGATCCCCAAGGAAAATCTGCGCAACGGCGACCGCGTGCGTGCCATGATCATGGAAGTCGATGCCACCTTGCGCGGCGCTCCCATCCTGCTGTCGCGCTCGGCCCCCGAATTCATGGTGGAGCTGTTTCGCAATGAAGTGCCCGAGATCGAGCAAGGCCTGCTGGAGATCAAGAGCTGCGCTCGCGATGCCGGCTCGCGTGCCAAGATCGCCGTGCTGAGCCACGACAAGCGTGTGGACCCCATCGGCACCTGCGTCGGTGTGCGCGGCACCCGCGTGAATGCGGTGACCAACGAGCTGGCCGGCGAGCGTGTGGATATCGTGCTCTGGTCCGAAGACCCCGCTCAGTTCGTGATCGGTGCTCTGGCTCCTGCGAATGTCTCTTCCATCGTTGTGGATGAGGAAAAGCATGCCATGGACGTAGTCGTGGACGAGGAGAATCTGGCCATCGCCATCGGTCGCGGCGGTCAGAACGTGCGTCTGGCCTCCGAGCTGACAGGCTGGAAGATCAACATCATGGACGCTGCCGAGTCTGCACAGAAGCAGGCCGACGAGTCGGCTGTCTCGCGCAAGCTGTTCATGGAAAAGCTGGATGTGGACGAGGAAATCGCCAACATCCTGATCGAAGAAGGTTTCGAGACCCTGGAAGAAGTGGCCTATGTGCCGCTGCAGGAAATGCTCGAAATCGAATCCTTCGACGAAGAGACGGTAAACGAGCTGCGTAGCCGCGCCAAGGATGCACTGCTGAGTCAGGAAATTGCTCGCGAAGAAAATGTGAGCAAGGCATCCGAGGATCTTGTCTCTCTGGACGGCATGACTGCCGAACTGCTGGACAAGCTGGCGCAAGCTGATGTGCACACCCGTGACGATCTGGCCGATCTGGCGATCGACGAGCTGACCGATATCACCGGTCAGACCGCCGAAGAAGCCAAGGCCTTGATCATGAAGGCGCGTGAGCACTGGTTTGCCGATGGGCAAGAGTAAGGTCAGGGAGGTACAGAGCATTTATGTCGAGTAATACGGTTGCAGAATTTGCGAAAGAGCGCAACACGACCCCTGATTCCTTGCTGCAGCAGCTCAAGGCCGCCGGGGTTGATAAGGCTGACGCAGCCGATGTGCTGACCGAAGGTGACAAGCAGCGTTTGCTGAGCCACCTGCAGGTCAGCCATGGCAGCGGCGCCAAGAAGATCACGCTGACCAAGAAGTCCACCAGCGAAATCAAGCAGGCGGACTCATCGGGCCGTGCTCGTACGATTCAGGTGGAAGTGCGCAAGAAGCGCACTTTCGTGAAGCGGGAAGACACTCCCGCCGAGGCTCAGGCCAATGCGCAAAGCATGGCTAAGGCTGTGCAGGAGCGTGCCGCTACTCAAGAGCTGGCACGCCGTGAAGAAGATGCTCGCCGTGAGGTTGAGCTGTTGAGCCATCAGGAAGAACAATTGGCCAAGGAACGTCAAGAGCGCGAAGAGCGCGAGCGCCGCGAGCGCGAAGCCGAGGAACGTGCTGCAGCCTATGCAGCCGCGGAAGTTGCCAAGGTGGCTGAAGCCAAGGCGGCTAAGGAAGAGGAAAAGCGCGAGCACGCCGCTGGCGCTGCCGCACGTGCTGCGGCCCAGGCCGAGGCACGCTCCAAGGCCGAAGCCGAATCCCAGGCCAAGGCGGCTGAAGAAGCCAGCCGCGCCAAGGATCTGGATGAACGCCGCCGCAAGGCCCTGGCCGAGGCGGAAGCCATCCGTGCCATGATGGCTGCGCCCAAGAAGGTGCTGGTCGCCAAGAAGCCCGAAGAGCCCAAGAAG
This DNA window, taken from Comamonas testosteroni TK102, encodes the following:
- a CDS encoding DnaJ C-terminal domain-containing protein, with the protein product MDYKDYYKILGVDRKASADDIKKAYRKLARKYHPDISKEKDADARMAEVNEANTVLSDPEKRTAYDAMGDEMQFAQNARAQGGGGFRPPPDWDQQDFHFSSQGDAGSDADFSDFFSQMFGQAARARRHQGQQGARGTPDMRGQDQHASIELDLQDSYSGAVRSLHLRATVLDEQGIPTYKDKELQVTIPKGVREGQMIRLAGQGNPGLGKGAPGDLLLEVHFRSDPRWWSEGKDVYQRVPLAPWEAELGGPVRFKTLAGELEVTVPAGYRSGRKLRLKGKGLPAATPGDLYLVLDVVFPPAATAEQKQAYADFAKAFPQFDARSLS
- a CDS encoding thioredoxin family protein, whose product is MKQEITKVQEWLVVCLCADWCGTCKQYRQPFEALAAQFPQMRFVWLDVEDREDVAGDLDIETFPSILVAQGERARFLGPVLPQTGVLARMLQSLPTDAAAKPSQEQEAQELLQRLLRADDLQDVLR
- the rimP gene encoding ribosome maturation factor RimP, encoding MALQQIVEQTVTGLGYDLVEIERSAGGLLRITIDLPWQAPEEGAPELPEQFVTVEDCEKVTRQLQFALEVDGADYARLEVSSPGIDRLLRHEQDFIRFEGSEVDLTLKAPIGAAGGDKINANRKKFRGTLERTEEGGWQIVWSDEPPPKPGVRVSKKREPAPLNAMGFTLDELREARLAPIVNFKGRAAKPE
- the nusA gene encoding transcription termination factor NusA, translating into MNRELLMLVEAISREKNVERDVVFGAVESALAQATKKLYQGEVDIRVSIDRESGDYDTFRRWVVVSDDAGLQNPDAEEMLMDAEDRVPGIQIGEFIEEQIESLPIGRIGAMAAKQVILQKIRDAEREMLLNEFLARGDKIFTGTVKRMDKGDIIVESGRVEGRLKRGEMIPKENLRNGDRVRAMIMEVDATLRGAPILLSRSAPEFMVELFRNEVPEIEQGLLEIKSCARDAGSRAKIAVLSHDKRVDPIGTCVGVRGTRVNAVTNELAGERVDIVLWSEDPAQFVIGALAPANVSSIVVDEEKHAMDVVVDEENLAIAIGRGGQNVRLASELTGWKINIMDAAESAQKQADESAVSRKLFMEKLDVDEEIANILIEEGFETLEEVAYVPLQEMLEIESFDEETVNELRSRAKDALLSQEIAREENVSKASEDLVSLDGMTAELLDKLAQADVHTRDDLADLAIDELTDITGQTAEEAKALIMKAREHWFADGQE